A region from the Halosolutus gelatinilyticus genome encodes:
- a CDS encoding amidohydrolase, which yields MTTLALTGGRVLRPDATVTRADVLIDQDDGTIREIGDDLAADADETIDATDALVTPGFVNGHCHVAMTLLRGNADDKPLDAWLQEDIWPVEAELTADSVRAGTELGVLEMIKGGVTAFADMYFFVPTIADVVAEAGLRARLGHGVISVAKDEDAAREDAWEGLDVAEEIDGMGDGRISSAFMPHSLTTVDEQYLDEFVPAARDLGVPLHYHANETRDEVAPIVEERGVRPLAYAAEKGMLEPEDFIAHGVHLDGSEIQLLAEAGTSVIHCPASNMKLASGMAPVQRMLDAGVTVGLGTDGAASNNDLSMLDEARDAAMLGKLAADDASAVPAEAVVDMLTGATADAIGLETGRLEPGAPADLAVIDLEKPHLTPTHDLVSHLAYAAAAADVRHTICDGRVLMRDRKVLTLDEAAVRARAEAEAAALLERAEN from the coding sequence ATGACGACCCTTGCACTCACCGGGGGACGGGTACTGCGTCCCGACGCGACGGTGACGCGCGCCGACGTGCTGATCGACCAGGACGACGGGACGATCCGTGAGATCGGCGACGACCTCGCGGCGGACGCCGACGAGACGATCGACGCGACGGACGCGCTCGTTACGCCGGGATTCGTCAACGGACACTGTCACGTCGCGATGACGCTCCTGCGGGGCAACGCCGACGACAAGCCCCTCGACGCGTGGCTGCAGGAGGACATCTGGCCGGTCGAGGCCGAACTGACGGCCGACTCCGTCCGCGCCGGTACCGAACTCGGCGTCCTCGAGATGATCAAAGGGGGGGTCACGGCCTTCGCGGACATGTACTTCTTCGTCCCGACGATCGCCGACGTCGTCGCGGAGGCAGGCCTGCGCGCCCGGCTCGGCCACGGCGTGATCTCCGTCGCCAAGGACGAGGACGCGGCCCGCGAGGACGCCTGGGAGGGTCTCGACGTCGCCGAGGAGATCGACGGCATGGGTGATGGTCGGATCTCGTCGGCGTTCATGCCCCACTCGCTGACGACCGTCGACGAGCAGTACTTAGACGAGTTCGTGCCGGCAGCCCGGGATCTCGGCGTGCCGCTTCACTACCACGCGAACGAGACCCGCGATGAGGTGGCGCCGATCGTCGAGGAGCGCGGCGTGCGCCCGCTCGCCTACGCCGCGGAGAAGGGGATGCTCGAACCCGAGGACTTCATCGCGCACGGCGTCCACCTCGACGGGAGCGAGATCCAGCTGCTCGCGGAAGCCGGCACGAGCGTGATCCACTGCCCGGCGTCGAACATGAAGCTGGCCAGCGGAATGGCGCCCGTCCAGCGCATGCTCGATGCGGGCGTCACCGTCGGCCTCGGAACCGACGGCGCGGCCTCGAACAACGACCTCTCGATGCTCGACGAGGCCCGCGACGCGGCCATGCTCGGGAAGCTCGCCGCTGACGACGCCAGCGCGGTCCCCGCCGAAGCCGTCGTCGACATGCTCACCGGCGCGACCGCCGACGCGATCGGCCTCGAGACGGGACGCCTCGAACCGGGCGCGCCGGCCGACCTCGCGGTGATCGACCTCGAGAAACCGCATCTCACCCCAACTCACGACCTCGTGAGTCACCTCGCGTACGCCGCCGCCGCGGCCGACGTCCGCCACACGATCTGCGACGGACGCGTGCTCATGCGCGATCGGAAGGTGCTGACGCTGGACGAGGCGGCGGTCCGAGCGCGCGCGGAAGCGGAAGCGGCGGCGCTGCTCGAACGGGCCGAGAACTGA
- a CDS encoding stage II sporulation protein M, which yields MSEAGNGGEDGPDTSRETAARAAERRDRSPTDPNGSGGGTGAERTGPDPDSIGRWTSLALALAAVSALTGVATYAVHDAAVAAAGAVVLAAGFGAIVAVSRASSIDLVAALAAAWAEHRRYVGFAAGLFGLGAIVGALLVAVGVDLTELFLDLLSEEFSEEELAGEIDLSASFFITNNTPPFLAVILGALTFGLVTALIMLFNGVIIGNLLFALGSEAGLGLIVVLIVPHGIFELPALFIAAGVGFRLLHRAAQRFTGSRDDLFTKSYLGRTAVLVAFGWLLLVLAAFIEAYLTIAIAELLFPDQAL from the coding sequence ATGAGCGAGGCCGGAAACGGCGGCGAGGACGGGCCCGACACCAGCCGCGAAACGGCCGCGAGGGCGGCCGAACGACGCGATCGATCGCCGACGGATCCGAACGGTTCCGGCGGCGGGACGGGAGCGGAACGGACGGGTCCCGACCCGGATTCGATCGGCAGGTGGACCAGCCTCGCACTCGCGCTCGCGGCCGTTTCGGCGCTCACGGGGGTCGCCACGTACGCCGTCCACGACGCGGCCGTCGCCGCCGCGGGTGCGGTCGTCCTCGCGGCCGGGTTCGGCGCGATCGTCGCCGTCTCCCGGGCGAGTTCGATCGACCTCGTCGCCGCCCTGGCCGCGGCGTGGGCCGAACACCGGCGGTACGTCGGCTTCGCTGCCGGTCTGTTCGGACTCGGCGCGATCGTCGGCGCCCTCCTCGTCGCCGTGGGCGTCGACCTCACCGAACTGTTCCTCGACCTCCTGAGCGAGGAGTTCAGCGAGGAGGAACTCGCCGGCGAGATCGATCTGTCGGCGTCGTTTTTCATCACCAATAACACGCCGCCGTTTCTGGCCGTGATCCTCGGCGCCCTGACGTTCGGACTCGTGACGGCGCTCATCATGCTGTTCAACGGCGTCATCATCGGGAACTTGCTGTTCGCCCTCGGATCGGAGGCGGGACTCGGGTTGATCGTCGTGCTGATCGTTCCCCACGGGATCTTCGAACTGCCCGCGCTGTTCATCGCTGCCGGCGTCGGATTCCGTCTGCTCCACCGCGCTGCCCAGCGGTTCACCGGGAGCCGGGACGACCTGTTCACGAAATCGTACCTGGGACGGACCGCCGTCCTCGTCGCCTTCGGCTGGCTGTTGCTCGTCCTCGCTGCGTTTATCGAAGCCTACCTGACCATCGCGATCGCCGAACTGCTCTTTCCCGATCAGGCACTGTAG
- a CDS encoding cytochrome P450, with product MLGEGLLTARGESWERGREHVQPAFYPGRLEEYARDMLDRSEATVADWEDGQRIDVYERATDLTLSIAATTMFGADRIAETDVIADAAEAITTRFEPSRVPVEIPLWVPTPAPAVSARDGQTRRRRRRPRSATARGAERGRRGRCERRRRCGRR from the coding sequence TTGCTCGGCGAGGGGTTGCTCACCGCCCGCGGAGAGAGCTGGGAGCGCGGCCGCGAACACGTCCAACCCGCGTTCTATCCGGGTCGGCTCGAGGAGTACGCCCGGGACATGCTCGATCGCTCGGAAGCGACGGTCGCCGACTGGGAAGACGGCCAGCGGATCGACGTCTACGAGCGCGCGACCGACCTCACGCTCTCGATCGCGGCGACGACGATGTTCGGCGCCGATCGAATCGCCGAGACGGACGTGATCGCCGACGCCGCCGAGGCGATCACGACGCGGTTCGAACCCTCGCGGGTGCCCGTCGAGATCCCGCTGTGGGTGCCGACGCCGGCGCCGGCGGTATCGGCGCGCGACGGACAAACTCGACGACGTCGTCGAAGACCTCGTTCGGCGACGGCGAGAGGCGCTGAACGAGGGCGCCGAGGACGCTGCGAACGCCGACGGCGCTGCGGACGCCGGTGA
- a CDS encoding heavy metal translocating P-type ATPase: protein MRTRRAHLEITGMSCATCSGTVEDAATDFDGVESASANYATDEGTVAYDPDMVSLSEIYEAIESAGYEAVSETKTIAVMGMSCATCSKTVSEAVEDLPGVLRADVNFASDEARVEYNPNDVSLAEIRDAIESAGYDPVRDEVEETQGESQRERAVERELRRQRRLVIGGGLLTLPFVPIMLAMVGLVSLPTTIAGIDLDWLGFVVATILMGTLGREFLVGAWRAFSHNRRANMDTLVAMGSSTGYVYSAAVLFGLIGGSGTYFEAVAFILWFITLGNWLEVRSKARAGDALRELLEMEADEATVVVDGEAKQVPLEDVDPGDVMKVRPGEKIPTDGVVVEGQSAVDESMLTGESVPVEKSEGDDVVGSTINENGVLLVEATRVGSETAIQQIVDRVKEAQSRQPDIQRLVDRVSAYFVPAVIANAVFWAILWFLAPDALYGVSSALGAWIPLLDPVGGGPVAGGVPVLEFSVIVLASAVLIACPCALGLATPAATMVGSTLAATNGVLFKGGDVLEQVRGVDTVVFDKTGTLTRGEMTLTNVVPIESAAVPDGGEAAPDGGEASEARRSSSELRSDGGLMAGREESLESFLLGAAATAESGSEHPIARAIVDGAEDRGVSVGDHGEFENVPGRGIRAETDRGTVLIGRQKLLEDEGIDTGPAAEVLSRLEREGKTAMPVAVDGALVGALAVADEVRESATETVAALRARGTEVVMLTGDNERTARAVAEEVGIDPENVRAEVLPEDKADHVDVLQADGASVMMVGDGVNDAPALTAAQIGVAIGSGTDVAIESADVTLMRDDPADVLKAVRISEATISKVRQNLFWAFVYNATLLPIASLGLLNPALAGLAMATSSVSVMTNSLAFAAYDPHEDYRLWIMRPIEWLRK, encoded by the coding sequence ATGAGGACCAGACGGGCGCACCTCGAGATCACGGGGATGTCCTGTGCGACGTGTTCGGGAACCGTCGAGGACGCCGCGACCGATTTCGACGGCGTCGAGTCGGCGAGCGCGAACTACGCGACGGACGAGGGGACCGTCGCGTACGATCCCGACATGGTCTCGCTTTCCGAGATCTACGAGGCGATCGAGTCGGCCGGCTACGAGGCGGTTTCGGAGACGAAGACGATCGCCGTAATGGGCATGTCGTGTGCGACTTGTTCCAAGACCGTGAGCGAGGCGGTCGAGGACTTGCCCGGGGTGCTCCGGGCGGACGTGAACTTCGCCTCGGATGAGGCCCGAGTCGAGTACAATCCGAACGACGTCTCGCTCGCCGAGATCCGAGACGCGATCGAGTCGGCCGGCTACGATCCCGTCCGCGACGAGGTCGAGGAGACCCAGGGCGAGAGCCAGCGCGAGCGCGCCGTCGAGCGGGAACTGCGACGCCAGCGCCGACTGGTGATCGGCGGCGGCCTGCTGACGCTGCCGTTCGTGCCGATCATGCTCGCGATGGTCGGCCTCGTTTCGCTGCCGACGACGATCGCGGGGATCGATCTCGACTGGCTCGGGTTCGTCGTCGCGACGATTCTGATGGGGACGCTCGGCAGGGAGTTCCTCGTCGGCGCCTGGCGAGCGTTCTCGCACAACCGCCGGGCGAACATGGACACGCTCGTCGCGATGGGCTCCTCGACGGGCTACGTCTACAGCGCGGCGGTGCTGTTCGGCCTCATCGGCGGATCGGGGACGTACTTCGAGGCCGTCGCGTTCATCCTGTGGTTTATCACCCTCGGCAACTGGCTCGAGGTCCGATCGAAGGCTCGTGCGGGCGACGCGCTGCGCGAGTTGCTGGAGATGGAGGCCGACGAGGCCACCGTGGTCGTGGACGGTGAGGCGAAGCAGGTCCCCCTCGAAGACGTCGATCCGGGCGACGTGATGAAGGTTCGCCCGGGCGAGAAGATCCCGACCGACGGCGTCGTAGTGGAAGGTCAGAGCGCGGTCGACGAGTCCATGCTCACCGGCGAGTCCGTCCCCGTCGAGAAGAGCGAGGGCGACGACGTCGTCGGCTCGACGATCAATGAGAACGGCGTGCTCCTCGTCGAGGCGACGCGGGTCGGCTCCGAGACGGCGATTCAGCAGATCGTCGATCGGGTCAAGGAGGCCCAGTCGCGCCAACCCGACATCCAGCGGCTGGTCGATCGGGTCAGCGCCTACTTCGTCCCGGCGGTGATCGCCAACGCCGTCTTCTGGGCGATCCTATGGTTCCTCGCCCCCGACGCGCTGTACGGCGTCTCGTCGGCGCTCGGCGCCTGGATTCCGCTGCTCGATCCCGTCGGCGGCGGTCCCGTCGCCGGCGGCGTGCCGGTCCTGGAGTTCTCCGTGATCGTACTCGCCTCCGCGGTGTTGATCGCCTGTCCCTGCGCGCTCGGATTGGCGACGCCGGCCGCGACGATGGTCGGGTCGACGCTCGCGGCGACCAACGGCGTCCTGTTCAAGGGCGGCGACGTGCTCGAACAGGTCCGCGGCGTCGACACCGTCGTTTTCGACAAGACGGGAACGCTCACCCGCGGCGAGATGACGCTGACCAACGTCGTGCCGATCGAGTCGGCCGCGGTTCCCGACGGTGGTGAAGCGGCGCCCGACGGCGGAGAGGCGAGTGAAGCGAGGCGATCCTCGTCGGAGCTCCGTTCCGACGGCGGGCTGATGGCCGGCCGGGAGGAATCGCTGGAGTCGTTCCTGCTCGGTGCCGCGGCGACCGCCGAATCCGGCTCCGAGCACCCGATCGCCCGTGCGATCGTCGACGGCGCCGAAGACCGCGGCGTTTCCGTCGGCGACCACGGGGAGTTCGAGAACGTCCCCGGCCGCGGAATCCGCGCGGAGACCGATCGCGGCACCGTTCTGATCGGGCGCCAGAAACTCCTGGAGGACGAGGGGATCGACACCGGACCCGCGGCGGAGGTCCTGTCGCGCCTCGAACGCGAGGGGAAGACGGCGATGCCGGTCGCGGTCGACGGCGCGCTCGTCGGCGCGCTCGCCGTGGCCGACGAGGTCCGCGAGAGCGCGACGGAGACCGTCGCGGCGCTCCGAGCGCGCGGTACCGAGGTCGTGATGCTCACCGGCGACAACGAACGGACGGCCCGCGCGGTCGCCGAAGAGGTCGGGATCGACCCCGAGAACGTCCGCGCGGAGGTCCTGCCGGAGGACAAGGCCGACCACGTCGACGTGCTGCAAGCGGACGGAGCCAGCGTCATGATGGTCGGCGACGGCGTCAACGATGCCCCCGCGCTGACGGCCGCCCAGATCGGCGTCGCGATCGGCTCCGGCACCGACGTCGCGATCGAGTCGGCGGACGTGACCCTGATGCGCGACGACCCCGCTGACGTGCTCAAGGCCGTCCGCATCTCGGAGGCGACGATCTCCAAAGTGCGCCAGAACCTCTTCTGGGCCTTCGTCTACAACGCGACGCTGCTCCCGATCGCCTCGCTCGGCCTCCTGAACCCCGCGCTCGCGGGCCTGGCGATGGCCACCTCCAGCGTGAGCGTGATGACCAACAGCCTCGCGTTCGCCGCGTACGACCCCCACGAGGACTATCGGCTGTGGATTATGCGGCCGATCGAATGGCTTCGAAAATAA
- a CDS encoding heavy metal translocating P-type ATPase — protein MADPGRDRVGAAATAESTRGRTPTDDYCPCCRVCDCYRGAPGPGDEPAERRADRAERDLGERDSETAGADGEREANADDGHDEAHDDDGRGDGHDGGEDHGAHVDHSDHEAMFRKRFFVCLALSLPVLYYSEMLQEWFGFTAVTVPGSEFVAPVLGVAVFAYGGVPFLRMGAVEARNREPGMMLLISLAITVAFAYSLAAVLFAIGEPFFWELVTLIVIFLLGHWIEMRSVRRASGALDELAELLPDTAERIAEGRDGDEGRERNERDDGEIEEVSVDDLRAGDLVLVRPGSNVPADGIVEAGESNVNESMITGESKPVKKEPGDEVIGGTTNRDGSLRVRISATGDETTLSGIMRLVEEAQESRSRTQVLADRAAGWLFYAALSVAAITAVAWTAAAGFGLPVVERVVTVLVIACPHALGLAVPLVVAINTSMAARNGILVRDRIAMEEARDLDTVVFDKTGTLTAGEQGVVAVEPIDGWTEDDVLTLAAAAEGDSEHMIAEAIRDEARGRDLSVPDVQGFEALEGRGVRATIERDAVPVATSGGAGGSTGESEPRDRDGRTVFVGGPNLLRYLDVEPGPELGHFAREAGDRGEGVVYALRGERVVGAIALADVIRDPSFEAIDALQGMGIEVAMLTGDSEDVARAVADELGIDTVFAEVLPGDKDEKIVSLQEQGNLVAMVGDGVNDAPALTRADVGIAIGSGTDVAVESADVVLVENDPRDVAKLVRLSRKSYRKMQENVVWAAGYNVFALPLAAGILAPIGILLSPAIGAILMSASTVIVAVNAQLLRRADLSG, from the coding sequence ATGGCTGATCCGGGCCGCGACCGCGTCGGCGCCGCCGCGACGGCCGAGTCGACTCGAGGACGAACGCCGACGGACGACTACTGCCCGTGCTGTCGCGTCTGCGACTGCTACCGCGGCGCGCCGGGACCCGGGGACGAGCCGGCCGAGCGACGCGCCGATCGGGCGGAGCGCGACCTCGGCGAGCGTGACTCGGAGACCGCCGGTGCGGACGGCGAACGCGAGGCGAACGCAGACGACGGGCACGACGAAGCACACGACGACGACGGACGCGGCGACGGACACGACGGCGGCGAGGACCACGGCGCGCACGTCGACCACTCGGATCACGAGGCGATGTTCAGGAAGCGCTTTTTCGTCTGTCTCGCGCTCTCGCTGCCGGTGTTGTACTACAGCGAGATGCTTCAGGAGTGGTTCGGATTTACCGCCGTGACCGTCCCGGGAAGCGAGTTCGTCGCGCCCGTGCTCGGCGTCGCCGTCTTCGCCTACGGCGGCGTCCCGTTCCTCCGGATGGGCGCGGTCGAAGCCAGGAACCGCGAACCCGGGATGATGCTCCTCATCTCGCTGGCGATCACCGTCGCGTTCGCCTACAGCCTCGCGGCCGTGCTGTTCGCGATCGGCGAGCCGTTCTTCTGGGAACTCGTAACGCTGATCGTCATCTTCCTGTTGGGCCACTGGATCGAGATGCGGTCCGTCAGGCGGGCCTCGGGTGCGCTCGACGAACTCGCCGAACTGCTGCCGGACACGGCCGAGCGAATCGCGGAAGGCAGGGACGGAGACGAGGGCAGAGAGCGCAACGAACGCGACGACGGCGAAATCGAGGAGGTGTCCGTCGACGACCTCCGGGCGGGCGACCTCGTCCTCGTCCGGCCCGGATCGAACGTCCCCGCCGACGGGATCGTCGAGGCGGGCGAGTCGAACGTCAACGAGTCGATGATCACCGGGGAGTCGAAGCCCGTCAAGAAGGAACCCGGCGACGAGGTGATCGGCGGCACGACCAACCGGGACGGTAGCCTCCGCGTCAGAATTTCGGCGACCGGCGACGAGACGACCCTCTCGGGGATCATGCGACTCGTCGAGGAGGCCCAGGAGAGCCGATCGCGGACGCAGGTACTCGCCGATCGGGCCGCGGGGTGGCTGTTCTACGCGGCGCTCTCCGTCGCGGCGATCACGGCCGTCGCCTGGACCGCCGCCGCCGGTTTCGGCCTGCCGGTAGTCGAACGCGTCGTCACCGTCCTCGTCATCGCCTGCCCGCACGCGCTGGGCCTGGCCGTCCCACTCGTCGTGGCGATCAACACCTCGATGGCCGCCCGGAACGGGATCCTCGTCCGCGATCGGATCGCGATGGAGGAGGCGCGCGATCTCGATACCGTCGTCTTCGACAAGACCGGGACACTCACGGCGGGCGAGCAGGGCGTCGTCGCGGTCGAACCGATCGATGGCTGGACCGAGGACGACGTCCTGACGCTCGCGGCTGCCGCCGAGGGCGACTCCGAACACATGATCGCGGAGGCGATCCGCGACGAAGCGCGGGGCCGCGACCTGTCCGTCCCCGACGTGCAAGGGTTCGAGGCGCTCGAAGGGCGAGGAGTTCGGGCGACGATCGAACGGGACGCGGTTCCGGTCGCGACCTCCGGCGGCGCCGGCGGATCGACCGGCGAAAGTGAACCCCGCGATCGGGACGGACGGACGGTCTTCGTCGGTGGTCCCAACCTGCTTCGATACCTCGACGTCGAACCCGGGCCCGAACTCGGGCACTTCGCCCGCGAGGCCGGTGATCGAGGCGAGGGCGTCGTCTACGCGCTCCGCGGCGAGCGGGTCGTCGGCGCGATCGCGCTGGCGGACGTGATCCGCGACCCGAGTTTCGAGGCGATCGACGCCTTGCAGGGGATGGGCATCGAGGTCGCGATGCTGACCGGCGACAGCGAGGACGTCGCCCGCGCCGTCGCCGACGAACTCGGCATCGACACCGTGTTCGCTGAGGTGTTGCCCGGGGACAAAGACGAGAAGATCGTCTCGCTCCAGGAGCAGGGGAACCTCGTCGCGATGGTCGGCGACGGCGTCAACGACGCCCCCGCGCTCACCCGCGCCGACGTTGGGATCGCGATCGGGTCCGGCACCGACGTCGCCGTCGAATCGGCCGACGTGGTGCTCGTCGAGAACGACCCGCGCGACGTCGCAAAACTCGTGCGTCTCAGCCGGAAGAGCTACCGAAAGATGCAGGAGAACGTCGTCTGGGCGGCCGGCTACAACGTGTTCGCGCTCCCCCTGGCGGCGGGGATCCTCGCCCCGATCGGCATCCTGCTCTCGCCCGCGATCGGCGCAATCCTCATGTCTGCGAGTACGGTAATCGTCGCGGTCAACGCGCAACTGTTGCGGCGGGCCGATCTCTCGGGGTAG
- a CDS encoding helix-turn-helix domain-containing protein — protein MEYVRARIGMPGAETPITTLAEADGVDSVHLLAGGVEDTDTPTYALSIEAPEETVRSVLEADADVLAWDVSGAEDGVVYAYVRFRAPPEIGLLRNRLTRDSLVVLLPATFHLESVVMTVVGAPSDLSDAFEALPPTLEVTVLEVGTYRNGVHRGRSLTDRQREVLRTAYELGYYEHPSETSHEEIADVLGCAPSTVGEHLRKAERRLVSDAFD, from the coding sequence ATGGAATACGTTCGTGCTCGGATCGGAATGCCCGGAGCCGAGACGCCGATCACGACCCTCGCCGAAGCCGACGGCGTCGATTCGGTGCACCTGCTCGCCGGCGGCGTCGAGGATACCGACACGCCGACGTACGCGCTCTCGATCGAGGCCCCCGAGGAGACGGTCCGGTCCGTCCTCGAAGCGGACGCCGACGTCCTGGCGTGGGACGTTTCGGGCGCGGAGGATGGCGTCGTCTACGCCTACGTCCGGTTTCGCGCCCCGCCGGAGATCGGCCTCCTCCGCAATCGACTCACCCGAGACAGCCTCGTCGTCCTGCTCCCGGCGACGTTTCACCTCGAGAGCGTCGTGATGACGGTCGTCGGGGCGCCGTCGGACCTCTCGGACGCCTTCGAGGCGCTGCCGCCGACGCTCGAAGTTACCGTCCTCGAGGTCGGCACCTACCGGAACGGCGTCCACCGCGGCCGGTCGCTGACCGATCGCCAGCGCGAGGTGCTTCGCACCGCGTACGAGTTGGGCTACTACGAGCATCCGAGCGAAACGAGCCACGAAGAGATCGCCGACGTCCTCGGCTGTGCGCCCAGCACGGTCGGCGAACACCTTCGAAAGGCGGAGCGACGGCTCGTCAGCGACGCGTTCGACTGA
- a CDS encoding adenosylhomocysteinase, with protein MSEYPPISEQLDAVESAREEGRRKMDWAAQHMPILERVREEFVADRPFEGERIAMAMHVEAKTAMLVETLAEGGAEVAVTGCNPLSTHDDVSAALDVHENITSYAKRGVDDEEYYAAIEAVIAHEPTITVDDGMDLVAAIHEDHPELIDDIVGGCEETTTGVHRLRAMDDDGALEYPVFAVNDTPMKRLFDNVHGTGESSLASIAMTTNLSWAGKNVVVAGYGYCGKGVAKKAAGQNANVIVTEVEPRRALEAHMEGYDVMPMAEAAEVGDVFLTTTGNRDVVVEEHFEKMKDGVLLANAGHFDIEVDLDALSDLAVDTYEAREGVRAYELDDGRRLNVIAEGRLVNLAAPISLGHPVEVMDQSFGVQAVCVREMLENSDEYDAGVHDVPDELDREIAEIKLAAEGVEFDALTDTQRDYMDSWDHGT; from the coding sequence ATGAGCGAGTACCCCCCGATCAGCGAGCAACTCGACGCAGTCGAGTCCGCTCGGGAAGAGGGCCGCCGAAAGATGGACTGGGCAGCCCAACACATGCCCATCCTCGAGCGCGTCCGCGAGGAGTTCGTCGCGGATCGCCCCTTCGAGGGCGAACGCATCGCGATGGCGATGCACGTCGAAGCCAAGACCGCCATGCTCGTCGAGACGCTCGCGGAGGGCGGCGCCGAGGTCGCGGTGACCGGCTGCAATCCGTTATCGACTCACGACGACGTCTCGGCCGCGCTCGACGTCCACGAGAACATCACCAGCTACGCCAAACGCGGCGTCGACGACGAGGAGTACTACGCCGCGATCGAGGCCGTCATCGCCCACGAGCCGACGATCACCGTCGACGACGGGATGGACCTCGTCGCGGCGATTCACGAGGATCACCCCGAGCTGATCGACGACATCGTCGGCGGCTGCGAGGAGACCACCACGGGCGTCCACCGCCTGCGCGCGATGGACGACGACGGCGCCCTCGAGTACCCCGTCTTCGCGGTCAACGACACGCCGATGAAGCGCCTGTTCGACAACGTTCACGGCACCGGCGAGTCCTCGCTGGCGTCGATCGCGATGACCACGAACCTCTCGTGGGCCGGCAAGAACGTCGTCGTCGCGGGCTACGGCTACTGCGGCAAGGGCGTCGCGAAGAAGGCTGCGGGCCAAAACGCGAACGTCATCGTCACCGAGGTCGAGCCCCGTCGCGCGCTCGAGGCCCACATGGAGGGTTACGACGTGATGCCGATGGCCGAGGCCGCCGAAGTCGGCGACGTCTTCCTCACGACGACGGGCAACCGCGACGTCGTCGTCGAGGAGCACTTCGAGAAGATGAAAGACGGCGTCCTGCTGGCGAACGCCGGCCACTTCGACATCGAGGTCGACCTCGACGCGCTCTCCGATCTCGCCGTCGACACTTACGAGGCACGGGAGGGCGTACGGGCCTACGAACTCGACGACGGTCGCCGGCTGAACGTGATCGCCGAGGGCCGGCTCGTCAATCTCGCCGCGCCGATCTCGCTCGGCCACCCGGTCGAAGTCATGGACCAGAGCTTCGGCGTCCAGGCCGTCTGCGTCCGCGAGATGCTCGAAAACAGCGACGAGTACGACGCGGGCGTCCACGACGTGCCGGACGAACTGGACAGGGAGATCGCCGAGATCAAACTGGCGGCCGAGGGCGTCGAATTCGATGCGCTGACCGACACCCAGCGCGACTACATGGACTCCTGGGACCACGGAACGTAA
- a CDS encoding HalOD1 output domain-containing protein, giving the protein MNRSTLATGTDQVSVRVIEAVADASGTDALDLHPPLYSAIDPTALDRLCTGKESVSVRFEYLGHTVTVSGEGTVAVDGRVYD; this is encoded by the coding sequence ATGAATCGCAGCACTCTCGCAACGGGAACCGACCAGGTAAGCGTGCGAGTGATCGAAGCCGTCGCCGACGCCAGCGGAACCGACGCGCTCGATCTACACCCGCCGCTGTACAGCGCGATCGATCCGACCGCCCTCGATCGGCTGTGCACGGGCAAGGAGTCGGTTTCGGTGCGCTTCGAGTATCTGGGTCACACGGTCACCGTCAGCGGTGAGGGAACGGTCGCGGTCGACGGCAGGGTCTACGACTGA